From the genome of Tachysurus vachellii isolate PV-2020 chromosome 2, HZAU_Pvac_v1, whole genome shotgun sequence, one region includes:
- the LOC132862210 gene encoding uncharacterized protein LOC132862210, giving the protein MKWLLSPGITVMVYLLMPQCQAFIVIESMVNKALTLPCNCSGNCPAVLWSRFIPDNSVIVQSWKCSKQEHFNKRFTLPGDTSRGNFSLMISSVAYNDAGSYMCSCNEISVTEVKLKVIIPTVVKAFEGKNVTLPCYGDTRQVVKDVKWKKDGHEVLLYTPANRPMTKQNRFTMSVEGFLDGDLSLHISPVHLSDTGLYQCLIHDESQDGEPRAVLLKVEGQQQFTTTNSAPVSGWFVLLGLFISVWINIYIT; this is encoded by the exons ATGAAGTGGCTTTTAAGTCCTGGCATCACTGTGATGG TTTACCTGCTGATGCCACAGTGCCAAGCCTTCATCGTCATAGAATCGATGGTGAATAAAGCCCTGACCCTCCCGTGTAACTGCTCAGGAAATTGTCCAGCGGTTCTGTGGAGCCGATTCATTCCTGACAACTCTGTCATTGTTCAGAGCTGGAAGTGTTCAAAACAAGAGCATTTTAACAAAAGATTTACACTACCAGGAGATACAAGCAGAGGAAATTTCTCCCTGATGATCAGTTCAGTAGCCTACAATGATGCAGGCTCTTACATGTGCAGCTGTAATGAAATATCAGTGACTGAAGTAAAGCTGAAAGTTATCA TTCCGACAGTTGTAAAGGCTTTCGAGGGGAAGAACGTCACTCTCCCGTGTTACGGAGACACTCGACAAGTTGTTAAAGATGTAAAGTGGAAGAAAGATGGACACGAGGTTCTGCTGTACACTCCTGCAAACAGACCGATgactaaacaaaacagattcACGATGTCAGTAGAAGGCTTTCTAGACGGTGATCTCTCTCTTCACATCAGTCCAGTTCACCTGTCTGATACAGGATTATATCAGTGTCTCATCCACGATGAATCTCAGGACGGAGAACCACGAGCTGTGTTACTGAAGGTAGAAG ggcaACAACAATTCACAACCACCAACAGCGCTCCAGTTTCAGGATGGTTTGTACTGCTAGGATTGTTCATCTCTGTATGGAtcaatatttacattacatga
- the shbg gene encoding sex hormone-binding globulin — MDHLRKATVFLGFINWLCLVSAVKLSGSEVINLGHKSTAWEPLMNITANLSSISSITSTFEFRTLDPEGIIFYGDTKEGQDWFVLSLHDGVPEVQIGKANILVSVKGGPKLNDGVWHKLELRSEGKYVVVEINNKVELVVGMESDQTDDVMTGKIRLALGGMLVDQSRLLHPFKPEMDACIRAGNWLNLSAPWDAKPDWKPSPCFPEIKKGSYFPGSGLALFNTSDLPGVETEERGVTIEVHGSWHGTLLSLHSLDLQYILPRDKEESGSSNTAVFTKLTLTLLEHSLVLNGETELENQNINFLSRWKEGMSLVFGGVPGETEDSTKPHRLQGCLEKILIQGQDIDLDRASFKHTSISSHSCPVKTVNELIES; from the exons ATGGACCACCTAAGGAAAGCGACCGTGTTCCTGGGGTTCATAAACTGGCTTTGCTTGGTTTCAGCAGTAAAG CTATCAGGAAGTGAGGTCATCAACCTTGGCCACAAATCAACAGCCTGGGAGCCTTTAATGAACATTACTGCAAATCTCTCCTCCATATCCAG CATCACCTCCACCTTTGAGTTTCGAACCCTCGATCCCGAGGGCATCATCTTCTACGGAGACACCAAAGAGGGCCAAGATTGGTTTGTTCTTTCCCTCCATGATGGTGTTCCTGAAGTGCAGATCGGTAAAGCGAATATATTGGTCAGTGTGAAAGGAGGACCGAAACTGAACGATGGCGTTTGGCACAAG CTGGAGCTGCGCAGCGAGGGGAAGTATGTGGTTGTAGAAATCAACAACAAGGTGGAGCTGGTGGTGGGAATGGAGTCGGATCAGACGGACGACGTGATGACGGGGAAAATACGCCTGGCTCTCGGAGGGATGCTGGTGGATCAGAGCAGGCTCCTGCATCCT TTTAAACCTGAGATGGATGCATGCATACGGGCAGGAAACTGGCTGAACCTCAGCGCTCCCTGGGACGCAAAGCCGGACTGGAAACCGTCACCTTGCTTTCCGGAGATCAAGAAAGGCAGCTACTTTCCTGGAAGTGGATTAGCTCTGTTTAATACATCTG ATCTTCCTGGAGtggagacagaagagagaggagtTACGATTGAGGTGCACGGATCTTGGCATGGAACCTTGTTGAGTCTTCACAGCCTCGATCTCCAGTACATTCTGCCCAGGGATAAG gAAGAATCTGGTTCGAGCAACACTGCTGTCTTCACCAAGCTGACGCTGACTTTACTGGAACATTCCCTGGTGTTAAACGGTGAGACAGAGCTGGAGAACCAAAACATCAACTTCCTCTCAAGGTGGAAGGAAGGGATGAGTTTGGTGTTCGGTGGAGTTCCAG GTGAGACCGAGGACTCGACAAAGCCGCACCGTCTCCAGGGCTGTTTGGAAAAAATCCTGATTCAGGGACAAGACATCGATCTCGATCGGGCTTCCTTCAAGCACACGTCTATCTCATCACACAGCTGTCCTGTAAAAACAGTGAATGAACTGATAGAAAGTTAG
- the LOC132862111 gene encoding NLR family CARD domain-containing protein 3-like codes for MNLLHHFFPEIRKLESIDCDSYKVVLIFDGLDECRLPLNFQKNEILCDVTESASVDVLLTNLIKGNLLPSALLWITTRPGAANQIPPECVDQVTEVRGFSDPQKVEYFRKRISDQSLANKIITHLKSSRSLYIMCHIPVFCWISATVLKRMLGEAENGEIPKTLTQMFTHFLIFQIKHKDQKYHQNCDPDPQQTRDSIMALGKLAFHQLEKGNLIFYEEELRECGIDVREVSVYSGVCTQIFREEVGLHLGKVFSFVHLSVQEFLAALYVFFCFILRNTNVLVGQSTGLFNFFRNPNMSDLLRSSVDKALQSEYGHLDLFLRFLLGLSLETNQTLLRDLMPQTGSRYHSKQETVTYIKKKIRENLSPEKSINLFHCLNELNDQSLVQEVQTYLNRGGNSCLSGTRLSPAQWSALAFVLLNSEQELDVFNLRKYDQPDECLLRLLPVVKASREAKLFQCNLTEESCRVLSSVLSSNSSSLRELDLSNNELQDSGVKLLSDGLKNPHCTLEKLRMCYCIITGKGCAALASALRSNSSHLRELNLYNNYPGESGVKLLSDLLKDPHCKLETLHINNETLTRSGV; via the exons ATGAatcttcttcatcactttttcccagaaataagaaaactagAATCGATAGACTGTGACTCCTACAAAGTGGTGTTGATCTTTGATGGTCTGGATGAGTGTCGACTTCCTCTAAATTTCCAGAAGAATGAGatattgtgtgatgtgacagagtcagcctcagtggatgtgctgctgacgaacctcatcaaggggaatctgcttccctctgctctcctctggataaccacaagaccaggagcagccaatcagatccctcctgagtgtgtagaccaggtaacagaggtacgaggcttcagtgatcctcagaaagtggagtacttcaggaagaggatcagtgatcagagcctggccaataaaatcatcacacacctgaagtcttcaagaagcctttacatcatgtgtcacatcccagtcttctgctggatctcagccactgttctaaagagaatgttgggtgaagcagagaatggagagatccccaagactctgactcaaatgttcacacacttcctgatctttcagatcaaacacaaggaccaaaagtaccatcagaattgtgaccctgatcctcagcagaccagagacagtatcatggcactgggaaaactggctttccaccagctggagaaaggaaacctgatcttctatgaggaagagctgagagagtgtggcattgatgtcagagaagtgtcagtgtactcaggagtgtgtacccagatcttcagagaggaggTTGGTCTTCACCTGGGGAAGGTGTTCAGCTTCGTACATCTGAGTGTTCAGGAGTTTCTGGCtgctttatatgtatttttctgctttattttaagaaatacaAATGTGCTTGTGGGGCAAAGCACTGGACTTTTTAATTTCTTCAGAAATCCAAACATGTCTGATCTCCTCAGGAGTTCAGTGGACAAGGCCTTACAGAGTGAGTATGGACACCTGGACCTGTTCCTCCGCTTccttctgggtctctcactggagACCAATCAAACTCTCTTACGAGACTTAAtgccacagacaggaagcagatatcacagcaaacaggaaacagtaaCGTACATCAAGAAGAAGATCAGGGAGAATCTAtctccagagaaatccatcaatctgttccactgtctgaatgaactgaatgatcaATCTCTAGTGCAGGAAGTACAAACTTACCTGAACAGAGGAGGTAACAGTTGTCTCAGTGGAACCAGACTCTCTCCTGCTCAGTGGTCAGCTCTGGCGTTTGTGTTACTGAACTCAGAACAGGAGCTGGATGTGTTTAATTTGAGGAAATATGATCAACCAGATGAATGTCTTCTGAGGCTGCTGCCAGTGGTCAAAGCCTCCAGAGAAGCTaa GCTGTTTcagtgtaatctgacagaggaaagctgtagagttctgtcctcagttctcagctcaaactcttccagtctgagagaactggacctgagtaacaatgaactgcaggattcaggagtgaagctgctctccgatggactgaagaatccacactgtacactggagaaactgag gatGTGTTACTGCATTATTACAGGTAaaggttgtgctgctctggcttcagctctgaggtcaaactcatcacacctgagagaattgAATCTGTACAATAATTATccaggagaatcaggagtgaagctgctctctgatctactgaaggatccacactgtaaactggagacactaca cattaatAATGAGACACTCACCAGGTCTGGTGTATGA